The following coding sequences are from one Salinicoccus sp. Bachu38 window:
- a CDS encoding TDT family transporter: MKHFLNQIPVSICGLILGLVSLGHLFFSIQHTLIGWAFTGMGILLMLLFFMKITVTGRDTLKTLDNPGVAAISPTFPMSLMVLCNILGHFTVNDPLIFAVWWLAIILHFGLMAFFALTFVTPNRMKSEYINPGWFVTFVGIGVIPTTSSNFGVEFGQIVIWIALAFYLILLPLVISQVIKQRTTRATLPLVAIVAAPGSLCLTGYISVMEHPSEMLVYLLLILSQTVYFLIVMRLPRIMRFRFHPSYAALTFPVVISATAIIYTLQMTDGRSLMNSILGFLSTIELSLAVIIVTYVLIRYSIFIVQCYADNGQSYN, translated from the coding sequence ATGAAACATTTCCTAAACCAGATACCTGTCTCGATCTGCGGCCTGATACTCGGCCTTGTATCGCTCGGCCATCTCTTCTTCTCCATACAGCACACTCTCATCGGGTGGGCTTTCACTGGCATGGGCATACTGCTGATGCTCCTGTTCTTCATGAAAATCACCGTTACGGGCAGAGACACCCTGAAAACATTGGATAATCCTGGCGTGGCTGCCATATCACCGACATTTCCGATGTCGCTCATGGTACTCTGCAATATTCTCGGCCATTTCACTGTAAATGATCCGCTCATATTCGCTGTATGGTGGCTTGCCATCATCCTGCATTTTGGCCTGATGGCTTTCTTCGCCCTCACCTTCGTCACGCCGAACAGGATGAAGTCCGAATATATCAATCCCGGCTGGTTTGTCACTTTTGTCGGCATCGGTGTCATACCAACCACTTCAAGCAACTTCGGAGTGGAGTTCGGCCAGATTGTCATCTGGATTGCCCTCGCATTCTATCTCATCCTGCTGCCGCTCGTCATCAGCCAGGTGATAAAACAGCGGACCACCCGTGCCACACTGCCACTCGTTGCCATCGTCGCTGCACCGGGTTCGTTATGTCTGACCGGCTATATCTCCGTCATGGAACATCCTTCTGAAATGCTCGTATATTTGCTGCTCATCCTGTCGCAGACAGTATATTTTCTGATTGTCATGAGGCTTCCCAGAATCATGCGTTTCAGATTTCATCCGAGCTATGCCGCCCTGACGTTTCCAGTCGTCATTTCTGCTACGGCGATCATCTATACATTGCAGATGACGGATGGCAGAAGTCTGATGAACAGCATACTCGGATTCCTTTCCACCATCGAACTGTCACTGGCTGTCATCATCGTCACCTATGTACTGATACGCTATTCGATTTTTATCGTGCAATGCTATGCAGACAACGGCCAGTCATATAACTAG